The Mercurialis annua linkage group LG2, ddMerAnnu1.2, whole genome shotgun sequence genome contains a region encoding:
- the LOC126669668 gene encoding protein ROOT INITIATION DEFECTIVE 3-like, whose amino-acid sequence MCEIVLTSSLNGRITAYEAISGTTVARFTGSQSPRHGLAIVGKANYIAASHISSSATPSGSIHLYNWWSPTVLHQIPVPEPVVPLAATPDGLFVFAGGISGHVYALSIPSGNVINAVPAHNNKPVSCIKISGHQSSLLISGGDDGCIAVMPILGIVADDNQCDFILIRFLAHDGPVTSITCFTRISCPTIMTSSTDSTCKVWSLLDGRKLQTIAFPCAISGVALDPAEVEFYAAGSNGWIYKGILQVGSRKETIQSVAWAGKHEGGGMVSVVMANGGKNLVCGAEDGSVYMWEREKGEVMMVLGKHDILSDVIVGRGMGDGTKLIGRGNTYMGLSAKQVDSMQTEDVLSVTAQDRTRAIHGLQSAIGVYQRLLNLILKSNKHI is encoded by the coding sequence ATGTGTGAAATTGTGCTCACCAGCTCCCTTAATGGCCGCATCACTGCCTACGAGGCCATCTCAGGCACCACCGTGGCTCGCTTCACCGGTAGCCAGTCGCCTCGCCACGGGCTTGCTATTGTAGGAAAGGCCAACTACATTGCAGCCTCTCACATCTCGTCATCGGCAACACCTTCGGGCTCAATTCATCTCTATAACTGGTGGTCACCCACAGTTCTGCACCAAATTCCTGTCCCTGAACCTGTGGTACCTCTTGCTGCTACTCCTGATGGACTTTTCGTATTCGCCGGAGGAATTTCTGGACATGTTTATGCTCTCTCTATACCGTCAGGAAATGTCATCAATGCAGTTCCTGCTCATAATAATAAACCTGTGTCTTGCATCAAAATCAGCGGTCATCAGTCGTCGCTTCTCATTTCAGGAGGAGACGATGGCTGCATTGCTGTTATGCCCATACTTGGAATTGTAGCCGATGATAATCAATGTGATTTCATACTTATTCGATTTCTGGCACATGATGGTCCGGTGACGAGCATTACCTGTTTTACGAGGATAAGCTGTCCGACTATAATGACTAGTTCAACAGACTCCACCTGCAAAGTATGGAGCCTACTGGATGGAAGAAAGCTGCAGACAATAGCGTTCCCGTGTGCGATTTCCGGGGTTGCATTAGACCCGGCAGAGGTCGAATTCTACGCTGCAGGGTCCAACGGTTGGATATACAAGGGAATTCTGCAAGTTGGAAGCAGAAAAGAGACGATTCAATCGGTGGCGTGGGCGGGAAAACACGAGGGAGGAGGTATGGTATCGGTGGTGATGGCGAATGGCGGAAAGAATTTGGTATGTGGTGCAGAAGATGGGAGTGTTTATATGTGGGAAAGAGAGAAAGGGGAGGTGATGATGGTTCTGGGGAAACATGATATTTTAAGTGATGTAATTGTGGGAAGAGGGATGGGTGATGGTACCAAGTTGATTGGAAGAGGCAATACATATATGGGGTTATCAGCCAAACAAGTAGACAGTATGCAGACAGAGGATGTTTTGAGTGTCACAGCTCAGGATAGGACAAGAGCCATCCATGGACTTCAATCAGCGATTGGAGTGTATCAAAGGCTTTTGAACCTCATCCTCAAATCAAACAAACACATCTAA